From Micromonospora auratinigra:
TCACCGGCCGGCCCGGCTGGGGTGCGCCGGTGAGCGATCCGGGGCAGCTCGTCGAGCTGGTCGCCGCGTACCGGGAGTTCGGCGCGGACGAGCTGGTGCTCTACTGCTACGGCGACGATCCGGCGCAGGTGGACGACCTGGCCGCACTGCTGCTCTGACCGGGCGAGGTCACCGCGCCGCCCGGACGTCCACTCCGGTCGCCTGACGTGCCACCACCTGCAGGTCCGGTGACGGTAGGTGACCCCCCGGCGGTGTCGGCGGTAGTCTGCTCCGCTCCCTTTGCTCTGCTTCAACTGACGCAACAGCCACCCTCCGTTTCTGTTGCGTGGGTTGAAGCAGAGCAAAGGCGGGCGGCCGGGGTTGCCGCCGGAACGTGGGAGTGTCGCCCTTGCGCGGGTCAGCCGGATTCATTGCGTCGGAGACCGGGGAGGTAGCCCGGCGCAGCGGCACCCTCGGTCACGATGAGTGATTCCCGCTTGCGGTGAAGTCGGCGTTACGCTGAGTGAGGGCCTTGCTGCCGGGCCGGCCGGTGCGGCCTCAGGGCAGTGGGAGCCGGCCGACGATGGTCGCCGTCCCGCCGACCCGCACCGTCGGGCCGGCGGCGCCGCGGGCGGTGGCGGGGCGGGCGGTGGCGGTGACGGTGGCCGGCTCGCCGAGCGCGTCGCCCATGTCGACCCGCAGCACGGTCGGCTCCGCCCCGGCCAGCAGCGCGGCCAGGCAGGCGGTGCTGTTGGCGTTGGCGATGTCCTCCGGCACCCCGATCGACGGGGCGAACATCCGGGCCGCGAGCCGGCCGTCCGGCCCGGGTCCGCTGTGCGCGTAGCAGCCGAGCAGGCCGGCCCGGTCGCACGCGGCGCGCAGCCGGGCCATGTCGGGGGTCAGGGCCGCCAGGGCCGCCCGGTCGGCGACCCGCACCAGCAGGCGGGGCCGGCCCACCGAGGCGACCCGGCAGGAGGCGTCGGTGGGGAGGCCCAGAGCGGCGAGGACCGGTGCGCGTTCCGCGGCGTCGGCGGCGCGCAGTGCGATCGGACCCGGGTCGAAGAGCGCCTCGTACCCGTCGCCGACCCAGCTCGCCCGGCCGGTGAAGGTCCGGCCGCCGGAGCGCAGCCGGGTCGCGTACTCCCGGGTTCCGGCGCGGGCGGCGAGCACCGCCAGCGCGGCCACCGTGCCGTGCCCGCAGGCCGGCAGCTCGCCGGTGGCGGTGAAGAAGCGCAGCGCGACGCCGTCCGGCCCGTCGCTGACGAAGACGGCGTGCGAGGCGCCGGCCGCGACCGGCACGGCGCGGCGCTGCGCGTCGTCGGCCGGGACGCCGTCGACCACGGCGGTCGGGCTGCCGCCGCGCCCGTTGCGTCGGCAGGCGCGCACGAGGGTGACCGGGTGGGTCACGGACCGACCAGCAGGGCGGCGACGGTGGCGGTGGTGGCCAGCGCGGCCAGGGCCGCGCTGGTGGCGACGAACCGTCCGAGTGGCACCGCCACCCCGGCGGCCCGGCAGCGCTCGTACCAGATCAGGGTGGCCAGCGACGCCCACGGGGTGGCGAGCGGACCGACGTTCGTGCCGACCAGCAGGGCCAGCAGCTGGGTGTGGTGGTCGGTGGCGATGACCGCCTCGCCGGCCACGTACGCGGGCAGGTTGTTGACCACGTTGGCGAAGAGCGCGCCGACGGCGCCGGCCCGCAGCGCGCCCTGCGCGCCCGGGTCGCCACCGATCAGGGCGCCCATCACCGTGTCCAGTCCGTGCCGGCCGATGGTCTGCACCACCAGGAACAGGCCGGTCACGAAGACCAGCAGCCGCCACGGGACCAGCGCGACGCTGAGGCTGTCGCGGGCCCGGACCGCGAACCCGGCGACCAGGATCGCCGCCGCGACCCCGGAGGCGAGCCCGATCTCGACGCCGGCCAGGATCCCGCCGACGAAGAGCAGGCACGCGACGAGCGCGGTGCGGTAGAGCCAGCGGTCCGCCGGCACGTGGGGCGGCGGCGGGACGAACGGGTCGGCGCCGGCCCGCGCCGGCCGCCAGTACCACCACCACAGCAGCACCATGGTGATCACGATGGCGACCAGCTGCGGCCACCACATCCGCGCCGCCCACGGCAGCGGGTCCAGCCCGATCCGGTCGCTGGCCAGGATGTTGGTCAGGTTGGACACCGGCAGCAGCAGGCTCGCGGTGTTCGCCAGCCAGACCGTGGTCATCGCCAGCGGCGTCGGTGGCACCCCCAGCCGACGGGCCAGCGCGATCATCACCGGCGTGAGCAGCACCGCCGTGGTGTCCAGGTTCAGCGCGACGGTGGTCAGCGAGGCGAACCCGACGCAGAGCCAGAACAACGCCGGGAAGCTGCCCCGCGCGGTGATCGCCACCCGCGCGGCCAGGGCGTCGAAGACCCCGGCCACCGCGGTCAGCTCGGCCAGCACGACCACCGTGCCCAAAAAGATCAGGATGGGTACGATCCGACGCACGGTCGCCTCGGCGTCGGCGCGGGGCAGCAGCCCGGTCAGCACGCAGGCGAGCCCGACCACCGCGAGCGCGATCGCGATCCAGTCGAGCACGTGCAGCCGCCCCCAGCGGGAGCGGTCGGGTGCGGCGGACGGCGGCTCGCCGGCGGTCTCCACGAGGCATGATCCTCGCACATCGGCGGCGACGCGGCCCGGCTCGGCGCGGCTGCCGAGGGTGTCCACGCCATTGACGGTGAGTGGCCATAATGGCGAGGTGGCTGTAGGCGCGCACCCGACCCGGTCCGACCGCCCCCTCGACTTCTTCATCAGCTACTCGCCGGCCGACGAGCGCTGGGCGACGTGGCTCGCCTGGGAGTTCGAGGCCGCCGGCTACCGCACCCTGCTGCAGGCGTGGGACTTCGTCGCCGGCACCAACTTCATCGACTTCATGGACCGGGGCGTGCGCGAGGCCACCGTGGTCGTCGCGATCCTCTCCGAGCGCTACCTGCACTCCACCTACGGCAAGCTGGAGTGGCAGGCCGCGCTGCGCGCCGACCCGGACGGCACCGGCAACAAGCTGGTCACCGTACGGGTGGAGGACTGCCCGATCGACGGGCTGCTCGCCACCATCACCTACGTCGACCTGGTCGGGGTGACCGATCCGGGGCAGGCCCGCGCCCGGGTGCTCGACCGGATCCGGGAGGCGCTCGCCGGGCGGGCCAAACCGGCCCGGCAGCCCGCCTTCCCCCACCACCCGGCCGACCCGGCGGGGGTGCTCGCCGCCCCGGTCGCCGGGCCGCCCGCGCCCCGCCGCGCCCGGCGTACGCCGATCAACCCGCCGCCGTTCCCGCCGGGCGCGGCCACCGCGCCGGTGGCCCGGGGCACGGTGACCGTGCTCCAGGTGGCCGGGCCGCGCTTCGGCCGGGGCGTCATCTCCCCGGGCGCCCCGGTGACCCCGGGCGAGTTGCAGGAACACCTGATGGGCGACCTCACCCTGCTGATGAACGACGGGGTGCCCCGGCCCGACCTGCTGGTGGTGGCCGGCAACCTGACCGAGTCGGGCAGCCCGCGCGAGTTCTCCGACGCGCTGAGCTTCCTCACCGGGCTGCGGGTGCTGCTCGGGCTGGAGCCGCACCGGCTGGTCGTGGTGCCCGGACCGCGTGACGTGACGATGGCCGCCAGCCGGGCGTACTTCGCCACCTGCGAGGCCGACGACGTCGACCCGCAGCCGCCGTACTGGCCGAAGTGGCGGCACTACGCGCGGCTCTTCGACGAGCTGTACCAGGGCCTCGACGACCGGCTCTTCGACAGCGAACAGCCGTGGACCCTGTTCCCGGTGCCCGACCTGCGGGTGGTGGTGGCGGGGTTGAACTCCACCGTCGCCGCCACCCACCGCGAGGAGGACCGGTACGGCTTCCTCGGCGAGGCCCAGTCCACCTGGTTCGCCCAGCGGCTGCGGCACTACCGGCAGTCCGGTTGGCTGCGGTTGGGCGCGATGGCGCACGCCCCCGGCTCGCGCACCCCGTACGCCGAGGAGGTGGCCGTCGCCGACGCGGTGACGCTGCGCGACCGGGCCTCGTTCCACCGGCTGGTCGGGCCGATGCTCAACCTGTTGCTCTCCGACGCCGCGCCCGGCGCGCGGGTCGATCCGGTGGTGCCGGTGACCGGCACCTCCCGGGACGGGCGGGCGCAGGTGCTGCGGCTGGCGGCCGACGGGATGACCCGCTGGGTGCTGGGCCGCGACGACCGGCACGAGGTGGGCGAGCCGACGGCGGTGAGCTGGGCCGGCACCGCCGCCACGTTCGGCGCGGCGGGTCCGGCGCAGGTGCCCGGTGTGCGGCTGCCCAGCGCCGGGGAAGGGCCGGCCCAGGGCGCTGCGGCCGGTGGCCCGGCCGCCGCGCCGGCCGTGCTGCCGCCCGCCCCGCTGGACCGCCTGCTCGACCGGCTGGCCGAGGTGTGCGAGGCCCGCCACGACCGGGTGCTGGTCCGTCGGGTGCCGGCCGATCCGCCGCACCTTTTCGTCACGTACCGGGCCGACGGGGTGGTCCGCCAGCAGCGGGTCGGCGGGCACCTCGGCACGCCGACCGCCGCCGACCTGGACACCTTCGCCCGTCGGGTGCACGCCACCGACCCGGACATCCCGTCCGAGCTGGTCTACGACGGCGACCGGGTGCCGCGCGGGCTGGCCGAGGAGGCGCAGCGGCGGGGCGTGCGGGTGCTGCACCTCAGCGAGTTCCAGGGCCTGCTCGACCTGCGCGAGTACGTGGCCGCGCAGACCGCCCGGCTGCAGGCCGACCGGCTCTACCCGCCCGGGCAGTACGTGCCGCAGCGCTACCGCCATCTCGTCGGCGCGGATCAGCGGGTGCGCGACGACGTGGTCGACGAGCTGCTGGAGCTGATCTCCGCGCCGGACGGCCGGTTCGTGCTGGTGCTCGGCGACTTCGGCCGGGGCAAGACGTTCGCGCTGCGCGAGGTGGCCCGCCGGCTGCCCACCGCCGCCCCCGACCTGGTGCCGATCCTGGTGGAGCTGCGGGCGCTGGACAAGGCGCACTCGGTCGATGGGCTGGTCGCCGCGCACCTGGCCAACCACGGCGAGCAGGTGATCGACCTCAAGGCGTTCCGCTACATGCTCCGGCAGGGGCGGATCGTGCTGCTCTTCGACGGCTTCGACGAGCTGGTGGCCCGGGTGACGTACGACCGGGCGGCCGACCACCTGGAGACGCTGCTGCAGGCGGCCGAGGGCAACGCCAAGATCGTGGTGAGCAGCCGGACCCAGCACTTCAAGACCAACTCGCAGGTGCTGACCGCGCTCGGCGAGCGGGTCGGGCTGCTGCCGCACCGCCGGGTGCTGGCCCTCGAGGACTTCACCCCCGGCCAGGTCGAGACGTTCCTGCGGCACCGCTACGGCGGCGACGAGCGGGCCGCCCGGGCCCGGCTGGACCTGCTCGCCGGGGTGAAGGACCTGCTCGGGCTCTCCCGCAACCCGCGGATGCTGGGCTTCATCGCCAACCTCGACGAGGGGCGGCTGGCCTCGGTGGCGGGGGCCGGCGGCACGTTCAGCGCCGCCGCGCTCTACCGCGAGATCCTGGAGTCCTGGCTGGACTTCGAGGAACGCCGGACCCAGGGCATCCCGGGGGCGCCGGTGAGCCTGCGCCGCCCCGAGCTGTGGCACGCGGTACGCCGGCTCGCCTTCCAACTGTGGGAGAGCGGCGAGGCGTACCTGCGCCTGGCCGAGCTGACCGAGGCCGCCGGCCAGCTCGCCGGGCTGGCCGACTCGCGGCTGTCCGGGCCGCAGGCGGTGCACGCCGTCGGTGCCGGCAGCCTGCTGGTGCGCACCGACGACGGGCTCTTCGGTTTCATCCACACCTCGGTGCTCGAATGGCTGGTCGCCGAGGGCGTCGCCGAGCAGCTCAACCGGGGCGAGGAGCCGGCCGCGCTGGCCGTGCGGCCGCTCTCGGCGCTGACCGTGGAGTTCCTCGGCGACCTGGCCGACCCGGCGCGCTGCACCGCGTGGACGTCCCGGGTGCTCGGCGACGAGGCCGCCCCCGAGACGGTCCGGGCCAACGCGCTGCGGCTCAGCGCCCGGCTGCGGCTGCCGGACCGGGCCGACCTGCGCGGCGCGGTGCTGCGCGGTGAGGACCTGTCGCACCGCGAGCTGGCCGGCGCCGACCTGACCGGGGCGGACCTGACCGACACCCGGCTGGTCGCCGCCAACCTGGCCGAGGCGCGGCTGGAGCACGCCCGGCTGCGCGGCGCGCGGCTGGACCGGACCCGGCTGGCCGGCGCCGACCTGCGCGGGGCGGACCTGGCCGGGGCCCGGCTGTTCCGGGCCGACCTGCGCGGCACCCGGATCGCCGGCAGCAGCTGGCACCGGGCGGCCCTGATCGACGTGAGCGTCGACGCGGCCCATCTGCGCGCCCCTGAGCTGCGCGGCGCGGTGGTCGCGCCGGGCCGCCCGGTGGTGCCCGGTCTCGCCCCGCCGGCGGTCGGCGTCGCGTACGGCTTCGAGGTGGGCCGGTTGCCGGTGCCGGCCGCGTACAGCCCGGACGGGGCGGTGCTGGCGGTCGGCAGCGACGACGGTGGCGTGCTGATCTGCGACACCGGCACCGGCCTGCCGGTGCGTACCCTGCAGGGTCACCGCGGCCGGGTGTACGCGGTGCGCTACGACGACGCCTCGCACCAGCTCGTCACCGGCGCGGCGGACCTGACCGTCCGGCTCTGGGACGCCGACCACGGCGACGTGCGGCACGTCATCGAGGACGTCTTCGCCGGCTGGGTGTGGCCGCTGCTCACCGACGGCGAGCGGGGCCGGTTGGTGGTCGGTGACGCGGCCGGCGTGGTCCGCCTCTACGACACCCGCAGCGCCCGGCTGTGGCACGAGTGGCCGGGGCACGCCGCGCCGATCTGGGGCACCTCGTTCAGTCCGGACGGCCGCCGGGTCGTGGTCGCCGACAGCGCCGGGGTGCTGCGCGGCTGGGACATCGCCTCCGGCACGCTCGCCTTCGAGGTCCGGGAGCCGGAGGTGGTCTACCGGGTGGTGCACACCCCGGACGGCCACTGCCTGGTCGCGGTCGGCCAGCACGGCCGGGTCTGGATCCGCCGGGCCGTCGACGGCGAGCTGCTGCGCCGCCCGCGCGGGCACGAGGCCGACGTGTACGCCCTCGACGTGCACCCCGACGGCATGCTGATGGCCACCGGCGACACGCACGGCGCGCTGCGGCTGTGGGAGGTGGAGACCGGCCGGCCGCTGCGGGTGCTCGGCCGGCAGCGCGGGGCGATCTACAGTGTCCGCTTCAGCGACGACGGCTCGCTGCTGGCGACCGCCGCCAGCGACGGCGCGATCCAGCTCTGGGACACCGACGGCCAGTTGCGCCACGAGCTGACCCGGCACCGGGGCTCGGTCTGGCCGGTGGTCTGGCGTCGCGACCAGGCGCAGGTGGCGACCAGCAGCAACGACGGCACCACGCGGCTCTGGGACGTGCGCAGCGGGCAGCTCCAGCACACCCTGCGCGGGCACGGCCGGCGGGTCACCGCGCTCTCCTTCCGCGACGACGGCGAGGTCCTCGCGGCCTGCGGCAACGACGGCGTGGTCCGGCTCTGGGAGCCGCGTACCGGCCGGCTGGTGCGGCAGCTCGCCAGCCCCGCCGACCGGCTGCTGTCCGCCGTGTTCTGTCCGGGGGAGCCGCTGGTCGCCGCGCCCAGCGGTGACGGCGGGGTGCACCTGTGGAACACCGACACCGGCGTCGACGAGCGGGAGCTCAACGTCGACACCGACCACGTGTGGGCGGCCGCGTTCAGCCCGGACGGCGACGCCCTGGCGACCGCGAACGACGACGACACGGTCCGGCTCTGGTATCGGCGGACCGGCCGGCACTTCGCCACCCTCACCCCGCACCGGGGCCGGGTGCGGGCCGTCGCGTTCAGCCCCGACGGCGAGACCATCGCCACCGGCGCCGACGACCAGCTGGTCCGGCTCTGGGACGCGGCCACCGCCACCTGCCGGCTCAGCCTGGAGCAGCACACCGACCGGGTGTACGCGGTCTGTTTCAACGCCGACGGCACGCTGCTCGCCAGCGCCGGCAACGACGGGACGGCGGTGGTCTGGGACGCCCGTACCGGACAGCGGCGCACCGTGCTCACCGAGCACACCGGCCGGCTCTGGTCCTGCGCGTTCAGCCCGAACGGCGCGCTGCTGGCCACCGCCGGGGACGACCTGATCATCCGGCTCTGGGACCCGGGCACGGGTCGGCTGCACGGCACCCTGGCGGCGCACACCCGGCGGGTCTGGTCGGTGGCGTTCAGCCCGGACAGCAGCCTGCTCGCCAGCGCCGGCGACGACGGCACGGTGCGGCTCTGGGACGTCGCCGACCCGGAACACGCCCAGTTGCGGGCCACCCTGATCGGGCTGCCGGAGGGCTGGGCGGCGGTCAGCCCGGACGGCCGGTACAAGTTGGACGGTGAGACCGGCGGCCAGTTCTGGCACGTGATCGGCACCTGCCGCTTCGAGGTGGGGGAGCTCGACCCGTACCTGACGCAGGTCCGCCGGCTGGCGGTCGACGCCCCGTTCTGAGTCGCGCGTCCGCGGCGCCGGTCCGGCCCGACGGCATGTCGATCAAGCAGCGTCCAGGGCCGTCGATCTGTTACGCGTCTGCGCGGGTTCCGTCCGCGACGGTGTACCGATCCGGCTGATCGCCGACTCGGATCACGCCGGCCGGCGTAGTGACGTCGACCGATCAGTCTGACGCGGTGTCACCATCTCGACACAGAAGCTGTGAGTCTCCTGGGTGCTGGTGTGCTGGCGCGGGACCAGCGCCGTCGGTGACGGCCATCGAGGAAGAGGTGGCTCATGGTGGCTCTACGGCGGCTGCTCGCCGCGCTGACCGCGACGGTGGTGACCGCCGCGCTCGCCCTCGTCTGGACGGCGGCGCCCGCCCACGCGGACGAGGCGTGGGAGACGGCGTTGAAGAACCTGATGTCGCAGACCGCCACCTGGGCGGAGGGCGGCCTGTCCCGGGTCGGCCTGCTCGGCCAACCGCTGCCGCTGCTGGGGGTCAGCCCCGGCGCGCTGGTGGACACCGACAAGCTCACCCGCAAGGCCTCCGACGCGCTGGCCGCCGGCCTGACGAAGGACGACGTCGACCTGGGTGGCGGCACCCGGCTCACCTCCACGGTCAGCACCAGCGGCGGCGATCACCTGCTCGACGTGCTGCTGACCACGAAACGGGCGGTCACCGGCAAGGACCTGACCGTCGGCGGGGTGACCGTGGCCAAGGCGGTCGACGTCACCGGCTGGGCCACCCTGCACCTGCGGGCCCGGCACACCGCCGCCGGGGAGACCTACCTGGTCCGCGACGGGGACACCCCGCGCATCGACATCGACGCGGCCGCGTCGCTGCGCGCCGACCTGGACCAGGCCACCGCCTCGGTCGGCATCCTCGGCGTCACGCTCACCGCCGGCAGCACCCTGACCGCGCGTACCCACGTCAAGGTCACCCTCAGCGACCCGAACGGCGACGGCCGGCTCGCCTTCGACACCGCCGCCGGTGCGGGCACCGGTGAGCTGGGCGCGAGCGGCTCGCTCGCCGGGCTGGTCCAGGTGGCGCTCGACGGCTCCGGCGGCGGGAAGGTCTCCGACACCGAGTCCGAGCCGGGCCCCGGCTCGGTGCACGGCGTGGTCAACCTGGGCGCGGCCACCTCCGGCACCCCGTTCGCCCTGCCCGCGGTGGCCGCGACGGTCACGGTCGACTGGACCGACATCTCGGTCGGCAGCCCGACCGTCACCACCACCGGGCTCGACGAGACGATCGCCAAGTTCCGCAACATGAGCCCGCTGGACCTGGCCTCCGGGCTGGCCCAGCTCGCCACCCTGCTCGGCGGCGTGCAGCAGAGCGGGCCGGCCGGCAACCTGAGCCTGCCGTTCCTGCGCGGCACCTTCGCCGACGCGGTGAAGGTCAACGAGAAGCTGACCGCCTTCCTCACGAAGTACGTCCACCCCAAGCCGGACGACCCGTCCTTCGACCCGGCCACCGACGACCCGGCCAAGGCCGGCCAACCGCGGTTCAGCTCGATCCAGGAGCTGGTGAAGCTGCTCGCCGCCGAGGGCCTGCCGGTGGACGGCCTCTCCTTCGCCGGTGACAAGCTGGTGTTCCGGGTGAAGCTGGAACGCGAGTCCACGGTGGCCGTGCCGCTGGACCCGGGGGCCGCCTCCGTCTCCGGCCGGGGCGCCACCTTCACCGCCAAGGGCTTCAGCCTGGCCGCCGACGACCACCGGTTCACCCCGGGGGAGCTGGTCGGCCAGCGGGTCGTCGCCGGGACCTCGGCCGGCACCATCGCCGCCAACACCGCCACCTCGGTCACCCTGGCCGAGAACTGGATCGGCGGGCAGCCCGCCGGCGACGCGGTCTGGGTGATCAGCGGTTCCAGCCCCAACATCGGCGCGGTTGAGCTGGCCGGCACGCTCACCAGGCCGGCCGGCGGCGACAAGAAGGTCGGCCTGCGGGCGGCCAACGCCCAGGCCAGCTTCGCCACCGTGAAGCCGCGCTACAGCGCCGCCGTCACCCTCGTGCTGGACCTGCGTGACGACCTGGGCAGCCCGGCGGCCAACGCCGACCGGGTGCTGCTGCGCACCGACCCGGCCACGCCGCTCTTCGCCGCCGACTTCCCGATCAGTACCGGGGTGGACTTCTACGCCACCGCCGGCTTCCTCAAGGTCAAGCTGGGCGGCGACCTCGCGGTGGGACCGGCCACCGCCGGCCAGCGGATGCTCCAGGTCAGCTTCAGGCAGGCCCAGGACGTCAGCCTCGGTGAGCTGTTCCGCCGGTTGCAGTCCGAGCCGGGCACCCTGCTGGCCGTCTCCTCGTCGGTGAAGACCACCGGCAAGGTCACCGTCAGCGTGCCCGGCGCCACCGGCGCGCTCGGCACGGGCGTCGGGGTGGACGTGAGCTGGAAGGCCGGCGAGCAGCCGGTGGTGGACACCAGCAGCCTCGCCGGCCTCTTCGCCGTCGACTTCAACCCCGACGATCCCAAGGCGCTCTTCGCCGCCGTGGTCGAGGCCCTGCGGCTGGTCAACGCCGCGCTCGGCCAGCCGGGCGTCGGCAGCGGCCCGTTGAACACCGAGATCCCGCTGCTCGGCCGCTCCGCGCGGGAACTGCTCGGCGCCGACGAGAGCGGCGTCGGCAAGGGCGTCACCTTCGTCGCCGACGGCGCGAACTTCCGGCTGCACGACGGCAACCGCAGCGGTGACGCGGCCTTCGACGAGCGGCTGGTCGGCCGGACCGTGGTGATCGGCAGCAAGGCGTACCGGGTGCTCGACCGGATCGACGGGCAGACCCTACGCGTCGACGCGGCCGGTACGCCGAAGCCCGCCGACGGCACCGCGTACGCGCTGCGGCCGGAGCTGGCCGACGCGCTGGACGCGCTGCTCGCCTCGCCGCCGGACACCCTCCAGGACGCCCTCGACCAGCTCAACCGCGCCATCGGCGCCGGCAGCGGCGTCACCTTCGCCCTGGACGAGCGTGCCGGTGGCCCGTTCCTGCGGGTCGGGCTGGACTGGAAGCGCAACGTGCGCACCGCCGGCCCGCTCGCCTTCTCCTGGGACGGCGCCCGCGACCTGGTCAGCCTGGACAGCTCCGGCTCGTTCGCCCTGGACGTCGACGCCCAGGCCAAGCTGGGCCTGCTGCTGCCGCTGAAACTGAACGCGGCGCCGCTGCTGGACAAGTCCTCCTCGGCCAAGGTGACCGTCAGCGGCGGGGTGACCGACGCGGCGCTCGCCGCCCGGGTCGGCCCGCTCGCCCTCGACCTCGGCAAGGACCCGGACTTCGCCACGGTGAAGGCCAACCTCAGCGTCGGCCTCGGCGGGCTCGCCGCCGACGGGCCGGTCACCGACCTGTTCGGCGTGACCCCCACCTTCACCACC
This genomic window contains:
- a CDS encoding PhzF family phenazine biosynthesis protein — protein: MTHPVTLVRACRRNGRGGSPTAVVDGVPADDAQRRAVPVAAGASHAVFVSDGPDGVALRFFTATGELPACGHGTVAALAVLAARAGTREYATRLRSGGRTFTGRASWVGDGYEALFDPGPIALRAADAAERAPVLAALGLPTDASCRVASVGRPRLLVRVADRAALAALTPDMARLRAACDRAGLLGCYAHSGPGPDGRLAARMFAPSIGVPEDIANANSTACLAALLAGAEPTVLRVDMGDALGEPATVTATARPATARGAAGPTVRVGGTATIVGRLPLP
- a CDS encoding ArsB/NhaD family transporter yields the protein MDTLGSRAEPGRVAADVRGSCLVETAGEPPSAAPDRSRWGRLHVLDWIAIALAVVGLACVLTGLLPRADAEATVRRIVPILIFLGTVVVLAELTAVAGVFDALAARVAITARGSFPALFWLCVGFASLTTVALNLDTTAVLLTPVMIALARRLGVPPTPLAMTTVWLANTASLLLPVSNLTNILASDRIGLDPLPWAARMWWPQLVAIVITMVLLWWWYWRPARAGADPFVPPPPHVPADRWLYRTALVACLLFVGGILAGVEIGLASGVAAAILVAGFAVRARDSLSVALVPWRLLVFVTGLFLVVQTIGRHGLDTVMGALIGGDPGAQGALRAGAVGALFANVVNNLPAYVAGEAVIATDHHTQLLALLVGTNVGPLATPWASLATLIWYERCRAAGVAVPLGRFVATSAALAALATTATVAALLVGP
- a CDS encoding WD40 domain-containing protein; protein product: MAVGAHPTRSDRPLDFFISYSPADERWATWLAWEFEAAGYRTLLQAWDFVAGTNFIDFMDRGVREATVVVAILSERYLHSTYGKLEWQAALRADPDGTGNKLVTVRVEDCPIDGLLATITYVDLVGVTDPGQARARVLDRIREALAGRAKPARQPAFPHHPADPAGVLAAPVAGPPAPRRARRTPINPPPFPPGAATAPVARGTVTVLQVAGPRFGRGVISPGAPVTPGELQEHLMGDLTLLMNDGVPRPDLLVVAGNLTESGSPREFSDALSFLTGLRVLLGLEPHRLVVVPGPRDVTMAASRAYFATCEADDVDPQPPYWPKWRHYARLFDELYQGLDDRLFDSEQPWTLFPVPDLRVVVAGLNSTVAATHREEDRYGFLGEAQSTWFAQRLRHYRQSGWLRLGAMAHAPGSRTPYAEEVAVADAVTLRDRASFHRLVGPMLNLLLSDAAPGARVDPVVPVTGTSRDGRAQVLRLAADGMTRWVLGRDDRHEVGEPTAVSWAGTAATFGAAGPAQVPGVRLPSAGEGPAQGAAAGGPAAAPAVLPPAPLDRLLDRLAEVCEARHDRVLVRRVPADPPHLFVTYRADGVVRQQRVGGHLGTPTAADLDTFARRVHATDPDIPSELVYDGDRVPRGLAEEAQRRGVRVLHLSEFQGLLDLREYVAAQTARLQADRLYPPGQYVPQRYRHLVGADQRVRDDVVDELLELISAPDGRFVLVLGDFGRGKTFALREVARRLPTAAPDLVPILVELRALDKAHSVDGLVAAHLANHGEQVIDLKAFRYMLRQGRIVLLFDGFDELVARVTYDRAADHLETLLQAAEGNAKIVVSSRTQHFKTNSQVLTALGERVGLLPHRRVLALEDFTPGQVETFLRHRYGGDERAARARLDLLAGVKDLLGLSRNPRMLGFIANLDEGRLASVAGAGGTFSAAALYREILESWLDFEERRTQGIPGAPVSLRRPELWHAVRRLAFQLWESGEAYLRLAELTEAAGQLAGLADSRLSGPQAVHAVGAGSLLVRTDDGLFGFIHTSVLEWLVAEGVAEQLNRGEEPAALAVRPLSALTVEFLGDLADPARCTAWTSRVLGDEAAPETVRANALRLSARLRLPDRADLRGAVLRGEDLSHRELAGADLTGADLTDTRLVAANLAEARLEHARLRGARLDRTRLAGADLRGADLAGARLFRADLRGTRIAGSSWHRAALIDVSVDAAHLRAPELRGAVVAPGRPVVPGLAPPAVGVAYGFEVGRLPVPAAYSPDGAVLAVGSDDGGVLICDTGTGLPVRTLQGHRGRVYAVRYDDASHQLVTGAADLTVRLWDADHGDVRHVIEDVFAGWVWPLLTDGERGRLVVGDAAGVVRLYDTRSARLWHEWPGHAAPIWGTSFSPDGRRVVVADSAGVLRGWDIASGTLAFEVREPEVVYRVVHTPDGHCLVAVGQHGRVWIRRAVDGELLRRPRGHEADVYALDVHPDGMLMATGDTHGALRLWEVETGRPLRVLGRQRGAIYSVRFSDDGSLLATAASDGAIQLWDTDGQLRHELTRHRGSVWPVVWRRDQAQVATSSNDGTTRLWDVRSGQLQHTLRGHGRRVTALSFRDDGEVLAACGNDGVVRLWEPRTGRLVRQLASPADRLLSAVFCPGEPLVAAPSGDGGVHLWNTDTGVDERELNVDTDHVWAAAFSPDGDALATANDDDTVRLWYRRTGRHFATLTPHRGRVRAVAFSPDGETIATGADDQLVRLWDAATATCRLSLEQHTDRVYAVCFNADGTLLASAGNDGTAVVWDARTGQRRTVLTEHTGRLWSCAFSPNGALLATAGDDLIIRLWDPGTGRLHGTLAAHTRRVWSVAFSPDSSLLASAGDDGTVRLWDVADPEHAQLRATLIGLPEGWAAVSPDGRYKLDGETGGQFWHVIGTCRFEVGELDPYLTQVRRLAVDAPF